A stretch of Chanodichthys erythropterus isolate Z2021 chromosome 20, ASM2448905v1, whole genome shotgun sequence DNA encodes these proteins:
- the gpr157 gene encoding G-protein coupled receptor 157, giving the protein MAETNRTDVYVYEQVVILASCILSFFGSFLIICTYVHWLDLRTTPRKLLVYLSVSDLLSALSYFYGVVRIFDSDSADCIAQGAISTFANTSSFFWTVAIAIYLYVFIVKSSQRQADNLVLYFHLISWGVPFAITVAALSLHKIGYDASEVSVGWCWVNIQAEDHVLWMLLTGKIWEFIAYATLPVLYILIKIHIKRAHAALSEYRPILTSSPVSHSLSSMADRKLTLIPIIFIMLRVWSTIRFLLLLAGSSAGHNPVLVTLHGIGNTFQGAANCIMFVLLTPSIRSRLVALLCCKGQNRHWSSESVPQNRANAHTPSQREENTSPRTLENSEE; this is encoded by the exons ATGGCCGAGACGAACCGGACCGACGTGTATGTTTACGAACAGGTTGTTATCCTGGCATCATGTATACTTTCGTTTTTTGGGTCATTTTTAATCATATGCACATATGTACATTGGCTCGATCTGAGAACTACACCGAGAAAACTGCTcgtgtatctgtctgtctctgatctTCTGTCTGCACTTTCGTACTTTTACGGAGTTGTCCGGATTTTTGACTCTGATTCTGCGGATTGTATTGCGCAAGGAGCAATTTCCACATTCGCGAACACCAGCTCATTCTTCTGGACCGTGGCTATTGCCATCTACTTATACGTTTTTATTGTGAAGTCCAGCCAGAGACAGGCCGACAACTTGGTGCTGTATTTTCATCTCATCAG CTGGGGCGTTCCTTTTGCCATCACTGTGGCAGCCCTGTCTCTGCACAAGATCGGCTATGATGCCTCTGAAGTGTCTGTAGGCTGGTGCTGGGTGAACATCCAGGCTGAAGACCATGTGCTGTGGATGCTGCTCACGGGAAAGATCTGGGAGTTCATTGCCTATGCCACACTGCCAGTCCTGTACATCCTTATTAAGATACACATTAAAAGAGCA CATGCAGCCCTTTCTGAGTACCGTCCCATCCTGACCAGCAGCCCCGTCTCTCACTCGCTGTCTTCCATGGCAGACAGGAAGCTCACTCTCATCCCCATCATCTTCATCATGCTCCGCGTGTGGAGCACCATCCGCTTCCTGCTCCTGCTGGCTGGCTCCTCTGCAGGGCACAACCCGGTACTGGTGACCTTGCAC gGAATTGGAAACACCTTTCAAGGTGCTGCGAACTGCATCATGTTTGTGCTGTTAACTCCCTCGATTCGTTCACGACTGGTGGCTCTGCTGTGCTGCAAAGGTCAGAACAGACACTGGAGCTCGGAATCAGTCCCTCAGAACAGGGCAAATGCACATACGCCTTCACAAAGGGAGGAAAACACCAGCCCCCGAACCTTGGAGAACAGTGAGGAGTAA